A region of Rhodoligotrophos appendicifer DNA encodes the following proteins:
- a CDS encoding class I SAM-dependent methyltransferase, producing the protein MGGTKKEQPLVTNKLVDMKEDAVRRAYARWAPVYDLTFGVIADYGRTRTVDAINRRGGRVLEVGVGTGISLPRYKRDLKVTGIDLSPEMLAKAHSRVQDLGLGNVEGLHEMDASNLEFESGTFDVVVAMYVMTVVPNPEKVMRELSRVCRPGGEVIIVNHFSQDHGIRGNVERGMARFAEALGWRPEFPVDTILVCDDLRLVAERPLQPFGLFTMLRFAKTEPGAGTLVKKPGMAVPAGGRVQVQDVLA; encoded by the coding sequence ATGGGTGGGACAAAGAAGGAGCAACCTTTGGTCACGAACAAGCTCGTTGACATGAAGGAGGATGCCGTTCGTCGCGCCTATGCGCGCTGGGCGCCCGTCTACGACTTAACGTTCGGAGTCATTGCCGATTACGGCCGGACCCGGACTGTCGACGCCATCAACCGTAGAGGAGGTCGCGTTCTTGAGGTCGGAGTCGGCACGGGAATTTCATTGCCTCGCTACAAGCGTGATCTCAAGGTCACGGGCATTGACTTGTCGCCGGAGATGCTCGCCAAGGCGCATTCCCGTGTCCAGGATCTAGGGCTCGGCAATGTTGAGGGGCTCCATGAGATGGACGCCTCCAACCTGGAATTTGAGAGTGGCACCTTCGACGTGGTCGTCGCCATGTATGTCATGACGGTGGTGCCCAATCCGGAGAAGGTGATGCGGGAGCTGTCCCGCGTTTGTCGACCCGGCGGCGAGGTGATCATCGTCAATCATTTCAGCCAGGACCATGGCATAAGGGGCAATGTCGAGCGCGGCATGGCACGTTTCGCCGAAGCCCTGGGTTGGCGTCCCGAGTTTCCGGTCGATACCATCCTTGTTTGTGATGATTTGCGTCTGGTGGCCGAGCGCCCGCTGCAGCCCTTCGGCCTGTTCACGATGCTGCGCTTTGCCAAGACGGAGCCTGGCGCTGGCACGCTTGTCAAGAAGCCCGGCATGGCGGTTCCGGCCGGTGGACGCGTGCAGGTCCAAGACGTCCTGGCCTGA
- a CDS encoding ArsR/SmtB family transcription factor: MDITKAAKQLEALGSPTRLQVYRTLVRAGDSGLPVGSLQEKLGIAASTLSHHLHRLILTGLVTQERQSTTLICRANYPAMTELVGYLVDECCVDASCALGEGEAAA, translated from the coding sequence ATGGACATCACAAAAGCGGCGAAGCAGCTCGAAGCTCTCGGCAGCCCTACACGACTGCAAGTCTATCGAACGCTGGTAAGGGCTGGCGACAGCGGACTGCCTGTCGGCAGCCTGCAGGAGAAACTCGGGATCGCAGCCTCAACGCTCTCGCACCATCTGCACCGTCTGATCCTCACGGGTCTGGTGACGCAGGAACGGCAGTCGACGACGCTGATCTGCCGCGCCAACTATCCGGCCATGACGGAACTCGTCGGCTATCTTGTGGACGAATGCTGCGTCGATGCCTCCTGCGCCCTCGGCGAGGGTGAGGCAGCAGCTTAG
- a CDS encoding alpha-ketoacid dehydrogenase subunit beta — translation MAMMRYAEALNAALREEMQRDPTVWLLGEDIATYGGVFKVTRDLLGEFGPERVRDTPIAEQTLTAMAIAAAMSGTRPVLEIMYADFLPLSLDALVNQAGIYEYIWAGQVKIPFVLRTQGGGGAGAGAQHSKSLDALIAHLPGIKLLAPATPADAKGLLKAAIRDDHPVVFLEHKLLYNMRDEVPDGDHLVEIGKARIARAGRHVSLIASSRMVHEALKAADRLAGEGIDAEVVDLRTLRPLDRDTVLNSVRKTGHAVVINEGWRFCGYAAELSATIMEGAFDDLDAPVERIGTIDMPIPYSEPLEMAVLPNAGTIYDAAKRALA, via the coding sequence ATGGCAATGATGCGCTATGCCGAGGCGCTGAACGCGGCGCTGCGGGAAGAGATGCAGCGGGACCCGACCGTCTGGCTCCTGGGCGAGGACATCGCCACCTATGGCGGCGTCTTCAAGGTCACCCGTGATCTCTTGGGCGAATTCGGTCCTGAGCGGGTTCGGGATACGCCGATTGCCGAACAGACCCTGACCGCCATGGCGATTGCTGCGGCCATGTCGGGCACGCGGCCGGTCCTCGAGATCATGTATGCCGACTTCCTGCCGCTGTCCCTAGATGCCCTCGTCAATCAGGCGGGCATCTACGAGTATATCTGGGCAGGCCAGGTGAAGATCCCCTTCGTGTTGCGAACCCAAGGGGGTGGAGGCGCGGGCGCGGGAGCACAGCATTCGAAGAGCCTGGATGCGCTCATCGCCCATCTCCCCGGCATCAAGCTCCTCGCCCCGGCGACGCCGGCGGACGCCAAGGGACTCTTGAAGGCAGCCATCCGCGACGATCACCCCGTCGTCTTCTTGGAGCACAAGCTGCTCTACAACATGCGTGACGAGGTTCCCGATGGGGACCATCTCGTCGAGATCGGCAAAGCACGTATTGCGCGCGCCGGTCGGCATGTGTCGCTCATCGCCTCGTCCCGTATGGTGCACGAGGCCCTGAAGGCGGCCGACCGCCTTGCCGGCGAGGGCATCGATGCCGAGGTGGTCGACTTGCGGACGCTGCGTCCGCTGGACCGCGACACCGTTCTGAATTCTGTCCGCAAGACGGGTCATGCGGTCGTCATCAACGAGGGATGGCGGTTTTGCGGTTATGCCGCCGAACTCAGCGCCACGATCATGGAAGGTGCCTTCGATGATCTTGATGCGCCGGTCGAGCGCATCGGCACGATCGACATGCCCATTCCCTATAGTGAACCGCTGGAGATGGCCGTCCTGCCAAATGCCGGCACCATCTATGACGCAGCTAAACGGGCCTTGGCATGA
- a CDS encoding thiamine pyrophosphate-dependent dehydrogenase E1 component subunit alpha produces MRNDVPIDRLIEMYRKMVATRRLEERLGELHKAGRTRGPIHRCDGQEAVGIGATAMLRDTDYVTSTHRGHAHYIGKGLDMRRVTAEIFGRETGYCQGRAGHMLVADETHGVLGGNAIVGASIPAATGMAASLKLTGRDDVALCFFGDGASQTGIWHESMNIAVLWKLPVVYVLEHNFYGLTVHSSAQSSTADLCNRAAGYGMPAEIVDGNDVVAVYRATSAAVDRARLGGGPSFIEAKTYRMSGFSTSDMGGYQVPEELESWRSRDPITRTGEELAAELGAEKLEALTREIIAETEAAIEQALADPLPSFVYPESGAPYSGARPWQ; encoded by the coding sequence ATGCGCAATGACGTGCCGATCGATCGTCTGATCGAGATGTACCGCAAGATGGTGGCGACACGCCGTCTTGAGGAGCGGCTGGGTGAGTTGCACAAGGCGGGTCGGACGCGAGGGCCGATTCACCGCTGTGACGGGCAGGAGGCAGTCGGTATAGGCGCAACGGCGATGCTGCGCGACACGGATTACGTGACCAGCACGCATCGGGGCCATGCCCATTATATCGGCAAGGGGCTGGATATGCGTCGGGTAACCGCGGAGATCTTTGGCCGCGAAACCGGTTATTGCCAAGGGCGGGCAGGGCACATGCTGGTAGCGGACGAGACCCATGGTGTGCTTGGAGGCAATGCGATCGTCGGCGCCAGCATTCCCGCAGCGACCGGCATGGCGGCGTCGCTGAAGCTCACGGGCCGGGACGATGTCGCCCTATGTTTCTTCGGCGATGGAGCCTCGCAGACCGGCATCTGGCACGAGTCCATGAACATCGCGGTGTTGTGGAAGCTCCCCGTGGTCTACGTTCTCGAGCACAATTTTTATGGCTTAACCGTGCACAGCAGCGCGCAGTCCTCTACGGCGGATCTCTGCAACCGTGCAGCAGGCTATGGCATGCCGGCGGAGATTGTCGACGGAAACGACGTCGTGGCAGTCTATCGGGCCACCTCGGCGGCAGTGGATCGAGCTCGACTGGGGGGCGGTCCGAGCTTCATCGAGGCCAAGACCTACCGGATGTCAGGATTTTCGACCAGCGACATGGGCGGCTATCAGGTCCCGGAGGAGCTCGAGAGCTGGAGATCCCGGGATCCGATCACGCGCACGGGTGAGGAACTCGCAGCGGAGCTCGGGGCGGAAAAGCTGGAGGCGCTCACCCGCGAAATCATCGCTGAGACCGAAGCCGCGATCGAGCAGGCCCTTGCCGATCCGCTTCCATCCTTTGTTTATCCCGAAAGCGGTGCGCCTTATTCCGGAGCCCGGCCATGGCAATGA
- the arsK gene encoding arsenite efflux MFS transporter ArsK produces MIHRVRSIYLSQSIVVWMLGVTQIIGYGTIYYSFAILAGDIAADFHWPISWVYGAFSIALLCGGLIAPIVGKYVDSHGAPLVMAVGSVTSAVALAGTALAMGPVSFVLCLIALQASASLVLYDAAFASIVQMAGTGARRRITHLTLIAGFASTLFWPFTSWLHGVVDWRSTLLLFAAANFLICLPLHMLLTVARTDRSETEETSSAELPDGPLLPEASHRQALILITLGFALAGFLLSAILAQMVPMLQALGLGTSALLVSTLFGPSQVLVRFVSMVFGVRRHPLSITILAVAVLPLAVAILLGTSPLIGGAVIFAVLLGFGSGLKSIVQGTLPLALFGSASYGARLGTMALVRQFLAAIAPFSFALVSEEMGTGSALIFLMIFAALGLAAFIEVARLRRRTIAVALSSPAL; encoded by the coding sequence ATGATCCATCGCGTCAGATCCATCTACCTGTCGCAATCCATCGTCGTCTGGATGCTCGGCGTCACGCAGATCATCGGCTACGGCACGATCTATTACAGCTTCGCAATTCTGGCCGGCGATATCGCAGCCGACTTTCATTGGCCGATCTCATGGGTTTATGGAGCCTTTTCCATCGCGCTGCTGTGCGGCGGCCTGATCGCGCCCATCGTCGGAAAATATGTCGACAGCCACGGCGCTCCGCTTGTGATGGCGGTCGGCTCCGTCACTTCCGCGGTTGCGCTGGCCGGTACTGCATTGGCCATGGGGCCGGTGAGCTTCGTATTGTGTCTCATCGCCCTCCAGGCGTCCGCCAGCTTGGTGCTTTATGACGCGGCATTCGCCTCAATCGTGCAAATGGCGGGCACCGGTGCTCGTCGGCGCATAACGCATCTCACCCTCATCGCCGGCTTTGCCTCGACCTTGTTCTGGCCCTTCACGAGCTGGCTCCATGGAGTCGTGGATTGGCGCAGCACGCTTCTGTTGTTCGCGGCTGCAAACTTCCTGATCTGCCTCCCTCTCCATATGCTGCTTACGGTCGCACGGACGGATCGATCGGAGACTGAGGAGACTTCTTCTGCTGAGCTCCCGGACGGCCCGCTCCTGCCCGAAGCCTCCCATCGGCAGGCTCTCATTTTGATCACTTTGGGCTTTGCGCTTGCCGGCTTTCTCCTGTCGGCAATCCTCGCGCAGATGGTCCCCATGCTGCAAGCCTTGGGGCTCGGCACCTCGGCTTTGCTGGTCTCAACCCTGTTCGGCCCGTCACAGGTGCTGGTTCGCTTCGTCAGCATGGTCTTCGGTGTTCGACGCCACCCGCTGTCCATCACGATCTTGGCGGTTGCGGTCCTGCCGCTGGCAGTCGCCATTCTCTTGGGGACCTCGCCCCTGATCGGGGGAGCCGTGATTTTTGCCGTTCTCCTGGGATTCGGCTCAGGCCTCAAAAGTATCGTGCAAGGAACCCTGCCGCTCGCGCTCTTCGGAAGCGCATCCTATGGCGCCCGGCTCGGCACAATGGCACTTGTCCGGCAGTTCCTTGCTGCCATCGCACCCTTTTCGTTCGCTCTCGTCAGCGAGGAAATGGGGACGGGTTCGGCCCTCATCTTCCTCATGATCTTCGCTGCACTGGGCTTGGCCGCATTCATCGAAGTCGCTCGACTTCGCAGGAGAACGATCGCCGTCGCGCTCAGCTCGCCGGCTCTATAA
- a CDS encoding NAD(P)/FAD-dependent oxidoreductase translates to MRRPKVLIIGAGFGGLEVARGLSRSEAELTILDRENHHCFQPLLYQVATAALSPADIAWPIRGLLGKAANTTVLMTEATRIDAENGRVFAGKREFPYDFLVLATGVTHSYFGNDHWANWAPGLKHIEDATEIRRRLLTSFELAEITSCDDERRRLTTFVVIGGGPTGVEMAGAISELARHALPRDFRHVDPEKSRIILIEAGPRILSGYPEDLSRYAQNSLEKMGVEIITGAPVSDCNEAGVSIGSRHIGAGAVVWAAGVRASSLAGTMGAKCDKSGRVKVESDLSVPGYPNVFAIGDVAAVQQDGKPVPGIAPAAKQMGQHVTAVIKRRLAGDDRRQSFHYRHQGDLATIGRKAAVVKLKNIELRGFIGWIFWGVVHVYFLMGGRNRAVVGLNWLWNYMTFQRSARLITMEPTPRETKTDQEVA, encoded by the coding sequence TTGAGGCGACCTAAGGTTTTGATCATCGGTGCGGGTTTTGGGGGGCTGGAGGTGGCGAGGGGCCTCAGCCGCAGCGAGGCGGAGCTCACGATCCTGGATCGTGAGAATCATCATTGCTTTCAGCCGCTTCTTTACCAGGTTGCGACAGCGGCGCTTTCGCCGGCCGATATCGCTTGGCCCATCAGGGGGCTCCTGGGAAAGGCCGCGAACACCACGGTCCTCATGACCGAAGCGACGCGGATCGATGCCGAGAATGGGCGCGTTTTTGCAGGGAAGAGAGAGTTCCCGTACGATTTTCTTGTTCTGGCGACGGGTGTTACGCACTCATATTTTGGCAATGACCATTGGGCGAACTGGGCCCCTGGGCTGAAGCATATCGAGGATGCCACGGAGATCCGCCGCCGTTTGCTCACCTCCTTTGAGCTGGCAGAAATCACCTCCTGCGATGATGAGAGGCGTCGTCTGACGACCTTCGTGGTCATCGGCGGGGGTCCTACCGGAGTGGAGATGGCAGGAGCGATTTCCGAGCTGGCACGTCACGCCCTGCCCAGGGATTTTCGTCACGTCGATCCGGAGAAATCCCGCATCATCCTCATTGAGGCGGGGCCTCGCATTTTGTCGGGATACCCCGAGGATCTGTCGAGATATGCGCAGAACTCCCTGGAAAAGATGGGCGTCGAAATCATAACGGGAGCTCCCGTCTCCGACTGCAACGAAGCAGGCGTCAGCATCGGATCCCGTCATATAGGAGCGGGTGCTGTGGTCTGGGCGGCCGGTGTCAGGGCGTCATCCCTGGCTGGGACAATGGGAGCCAAATGTGACAAATCGGGTCGCGTAAAAGTCGAATCCGACCTCTCCGTCCCAGGATATCCCAATGTTTTCGCCATAGGCGATGTCGCCGCTGTCCAGCAGGACGGCAAGCCGGTTCCTGGCATCGCTCCGGCAGCGAAGCAGATGGGGCAGCACGTGACCGCTGTCATCAAGCGCAGGCTTGCTGGCGACGATCGACGGCAGTCATTTCATTATCGACATCAAGGTGATCTGGCCACCATCGGCCGCAAGGCTGCCGTGGTGAAGCTGAAGAACATCGAGCTTCGCGGCTTCATCGGCTGGATCTTCTGGGGCGTCGTGCATGTCTACTTTCTCATGGGCGGACGAAACCGTGCCGTAGTGGGCCTGAACTGGCTGTGGAACTACATGACCTTCCAACGAAGTGCCCGGCTGATTACGATGGAACCGACCCCTCGGGAAACGAAGACGGATCAGGAGGTTGCTTAG
- a CDS encoding alpha/beta fold hydrolase, translating to MSAADIILTGAGGEYMETATLVEWSVARGDSVKAGDVVAIVETAKAATEIFAPIDGVVSEIFVEKGTEIAVGSVLGRIGDAAAKAPSKPEAVDDPATPAPARELTPDRREGRVAASPLARRLAAARGLDLRTVKGSGPAGRIKRRDVEAAAQAAPTQIQSPSSHRHGETERDVPLVLLHGFASDRRSWNPLRSGWSGPELIALDLAGHGRCAAVEADSLDDLVAHVAAGLAERSLDEVHLAGHSLGGAVALALATSGIVAVRSLALIAPAGFGPSIDRAFLDGILSAATAETLAPWLRHMVGDPALISDGYVRAAIEQRQDGRLIATQRRMGDSLFPGGTQTFDVLPLLARLNMPMKLIWGLADRVLPPAPIDGLPGFVAHHRLAGIGHVPQLEDITLVRRLLGELVQSAG from the coding sequence ATGAGCGCGGCCGACATCATCCTGACCGGTGCCGGCGGTGAATATATGGAGACGGCAACGCTGGTCGAGTGGTCCGTGGCCCGCGGCGATAGCGTCAAGGCCGGGGACGTCGTGGCCATTGTCGAGACCGCTAAAGCGGCGACGGAGATTTTCGCACCCATTGACGGTGTCGTCTCCGAGATATTTGTCGAAAAAGGCACTGAGATTGCCGTGGGATCCGTACTGGGCCGGATCGGTGACGCTGCGGCAAAGGCCCCCTCCAAGCCGGAGGCAGTGGATGATCCCGCCACACCAGCGCCGGCACGTGAGCTAACACCTGATCGGAGGGAGGGACGGGTGGCGGCCAGCCCCCTTGCCCGCCGCCTGGCTGCGGCACGCGGGCTCGACCTGCGAACGGTAAAGGGCAGCGGTCCGGCGGGCCGTATCAAGCGCCGGGATGTGGAAGCCGCAGCACAAGCCGCGCCGACACAGATACAATCGCCCTCCTCGCATCGTCATGGCGAGACGGAGCGCGACGTGCCTCTCGTTCTCCTGCATGGCTTCGCCTCCGACAGGCGAAGCTGGAATCCGCTCCGCTCCGGATGGTCCGGACCGGAGCTGATCGCCTTGGACCTGGCGGGCCACGGCCGCTGTGCGGCTGTGGAAGCAGACTCTCTCGACGATCTGGTCGCGCATGTGGCGGCAGGACTGGCTGAGAGGAGCCTTGATGAGGTGCACTTGGCCGGCCACTCGCTGGGCGGGGCGGTTGCGCTCGCACTCGCGACATCAGGCATAGTGGCCGTGCGGTCTCTTGCACTGATCGCTCCCGCGGGCTTCGGCCCCTCAATCGATCGGGCGTTTCTCGATGGCATCCTTTCAGCCGCGACCGCTGAGACGCTGGCGCCTTGGCTGCGCCATATGGTGGGCGATCCGGCGTTGATCAGCGACGGCTATGTGCGTGCAGCCATTGAGCAGCGGCAGGATGGCCGTCTCATCGCGACCCAACGACGGATGGGCGACAGTCTCTTTCCAGGCGGCACCCAGACGTTCGATGTGCTGCCCCTTCTCGCAAGGCTGAATATGCCGATGAAGCTCATCTGGGGACTTGCCGACAGGGTGCTGCCGCCAGCTCCCATCGACGGATTGCCGGGCTTCGTGGCTCACCACCGGTTGGCCGGCATTGGCCACGTGCCACAACTTGAGGACATCACTCTGGTTCGCCGCCTCCTGGGCGAGCTTGTCCAATCGGCTGGCTGA
- a CDS encoding Ldh family oxidoreductase: protein MRVPVEDLHQIYKAFARSRGADEAETALFADGLLRADLRGHHTQGAGLLPYLDGLFDEGIMHFGRPTAIVRETSATALLDGHGGAGHVVAARAMDIAISKARDSGIGFVTAKRSSDCGMAANYALQALDHGMIGIAMSTGPILVAPWGGREAQFCTNPLALAVPAGTEEPIVIDMATSAGSMGAVVLAARDGRMLPGLDVVDADGRYTNDPLRVILNVMDRESRMSGALLPAGPKMFGMVLFVEILSALLSGERDWGDATVSDSTRGRAAFYSQTCIAIDVACFQDTETFAATADRMIRTLSSMTPAEGFSAVRLHGAGARAKESEYRDKGILLRDEEWEMIRALVQRHGLDLRDSANS, encoded by the coding sequence ATGCGTGTTCCCGTCGAAGACCTCCACCAGATCTACAAAGCCTTTGCGCGTTCGCGCGGCGCAGACGAGGCTGAGACCGCGCTGTTTGCCGACGGCCTGCTGCGCGCGGATCTCAGGGGACATCATACGCAGGGCGCCGGTCTGCTTCCGTATCTTGATGGGCTGTTCGATGAAGGGATCATGCATTTTGGCCGACCGACTGCAATCGTACGAGAAACCTCGGCAACAGCATTGCTCGACGGCCATGGCGGTGCCGGGCATGTCGTGGCCGCTCGCGCCATGGATATCGCCATCTCCAAGGCACGAGACAGCGGCATCGGCTTCGTGACGGCCAAGCGGTCGAGCGATTGCGGCATGGCGGCAAACTACGCCCTACAGGCGCTCGACCACGGCATGATCGGCATCGCGATGAGCACCGGGCCCATCCTCGTCGCGCCCTGGGGCGGCCGCGAGGCTCAGTTCTGCACCAATCCGCTGGCCCTTGCCGTGCCCGCCGGTACAGAGGAGCCGATCGTCATCGACATGGCCACAAGCGCCGGCTCCATGGGCGCCGTCGTGCTCGCCGCGCGGGATGGCAGAATGTTGCCGGGCCTCGATGTGGTCGATGCGGACGGCCGGTACACCAATGATCCGCTGCGCGTGATTCTCAATGTCATGGACCGGGAATCGCGCATGTCGGGTGCGTTGCTTCCCGCCGGCCCAAAGATGTTCGGCATGGTGCTGTTCGTCGAGATCCTGTCCGCCCTGCTCAGCGGTGAGCGCGACTGGGGTGACGCAACCGTCAGCGACAGTACCCGTGGACGAGCCGCCTTCTACTCACAGACCTGCATTGCCATCGATGTCGCCTGTTTCCAGGATACCGAAACCTTCGCCGCAACGGCCGACCGCATGATCCGAACCTTGAGCAGCATGACTCCCGCCGAAGGCTTCTCCGCGGTTCGCCTGCACGGCGCCGGCGCCCGGGCCAAAGAGAGCGAGTATCGCGACAAGGGCATCCTGCTCCGCGACGAGGAATGGGAGATGATCAGAGCCCTAGTGCAGCGGCATGGACTCGACCTCAGAGACAGCGCTAATTCCTGA
- a CDS encoding FAD-dependent oxidoreductase, translated as MSGRAFGSHPVAVIGAGPVGLAAAAHLITRGLPVKVYEADPGIGANLRDWGHVRLFTPWRYCVDPVAAELLERQGWRLPDGDAFPTGAEIVSHYLNPLAATPELSEAIETRAQVLAISRLGLDKVVSRGRDARPFVLSIKTPAGPRRDLARAVIDASGTWSNPNPLGASGLPADGEAEFAGHIAYGIPDILGQQRSLYAGRTTLVVGAGHSAANSLLDLAHLALTAPGTAAMWATRSTNLIRIYGGGDADQLPARGELGSDTRDLVESGRVPLVSGFAILALREQDGRIIVDGETSQGARTVGPVDRIIVATGQRPDLSMTRELRLDLDPALECTKALGPLIDPNEHSCGSVPPHGHRELAHPEPGYYTVGIKSYGRAPTFLLLTGYEQVRSVAAALAGDMAAADDVQLTLPETGVCTTIIPADDRGTAACCGSPEVKEESCCAAEDKAIASGKTGFDLHRSSVATRGRQESACCAAAIELPVEPAE; from the coding sequence ATGTCAGGTCGAGCCTTCGGCAGCCACCCCGTTGCAGTCATCGGAGCGGGACCCGTCGGCCTGGCTGCTGCGGCCCATCTCATCACCCGAGGGCTGCCCGTCAAAGTGTACGAAGCCGATCCTGGCATCGGCGCCAATCTGCGGGACTGGGGCCATGTCCGGCTGTTCACCCCCTGGCGCTATTGCGTCGATCCGGTCGCGGCCGAGCTTCTGGAACGTCAGGGGTGGCGCCTGCCGGATGGCGACGCCTTTCCAACGGGAGCCGAGATCGTCTCGCACTACCTCAATCCGCTCGCCGCGACGCCGGAGCTTTCTGAGGCGATTGAGACCCGCGCTCAGGTCCTCGCCATTTCCCGTCTCGGCCTCGACAAGGTCGTCAGCCGCGGACGCGATGCAAGGCCCTTCGTCCTGTCGATCAAGACACCGGCAGGACCCCGCCGCGACCTCGCCCGCGCCGTCATCGACGCCTCCGGCACCTGGAGCAATCCGAACCCGCTGGGGGCCAGCGGTTTGCCCGCTGACGGCGAGGCTGAGTTTGCGGGGCACATCGCCTATGGCATTCCCGATATCCTGGGGCAGCAGCGGAGCCTCTATGCCGGCCGTACGACCCTGGTGGTCGGTGCCGGCCACTCGGCAGCCAACTCCCTGCTCGATCTCGCGCATTTGGCATTGACGGCCCCCGGCACCGCTGCGATGTGGGCAACCCGCAGTACAAATCTCATCCGCATCTATGGAGGCGGCGACGCAGATCAACTTCCCGCCCGCGGTGAACTGGGGAGCGACACGAGGGACCTGGTCGAAAGCGGGCGCGTCCCGCTCGTGTCCGGCTTCGCGATCCTTGCTCTGCGCGAGCAAGACGGCAGGATCATCGTCGACGGCGAAACGAGCCAAGGTGCGCGGACGGTGGGACCGGTTGACCGGATCATCGTGGCGACAGGTCAGCGCCCTGATCTCTCCATGACGCGTGAATTGCGCCTCGACCTCGACCCTGCGCTCGAATGCACAAAAGCCTTGGGCCCGCTCATCGATCCGAACGAACATTCATGTGGCTCGGTGCCCCCGCACGGACACCGCGAGCTCGCGCATCCCGAGCCGGGTTACTACACGGTGGGGATCAAGAGCTATGGTCGTGCACCGACATTCCTCCTGTTGACCGGATATGAACAGGTTCGCTCAGTAGCAGCGGCGCTCGCCGGTGACATGGCGGCGGCTGACGATGTTCAGCTCACGCTTCCCGAGACGGGCGTCTGCACCACGATCATCCCCGCAGATGATCGGGGGACTGCCGCCTGCTGCGGTAGTCCGGAGGTCAAGGAAGAGTCGTGCTGTGCGGCTGAGGACAAGGCCATAGCCTCCGGAAAAACCGGCTTCGATCTGCACCGGTCCTCCGTTGCGACACGGGGACGGCAGGAAAGCGCTTGCTGTGCTGCCGCCATCGAGCTTCCCGTCGAGCCGGCGGAATGA
- a CDS encoding NAD(P)/FAD-dependent oxidoreductase, whose product MFPIDTRTPHLWRKTSQEPDPSCLALQDHRDVDIAVIGGGFTGLSTGYHAAVKGLDVAILEAAHIGGAASGRNNGLIVPHHSKAAAEDVVQAYGPACGENYNRLVASVGEVSFELIRRHAIACHPVQTGWIQPAHSEATLQRARQFYEGWRNRGIDVAWIDRTEMNDRLGTRSYTGGWIARGGGHINPLAFARGLARIAKSAGATVFENSAVIAIEPKGERWQLRTSGGSLTARQVIVATNALTGAFWPGLAQSLIPVQVYQVATDPVPASLRSQILKDNPAVSDMRRDIRAFHYDVDFRIVTGGTHTVWSRARERALPKARRMLQDTFPELGAGTTVTEYWEGVLAVVPDRLPRLMRLAPNIHFAGVYSGRGVGLAVALGERLSGWLAGEIGEADLPIPVTQMRPVPSHAVAVQLARRIHPWHRLQDRFA is encoded by the coding sequence ATGTTTCCCATCGATACGCGTACACCCCATCTCTGGCGGAAGACCTCCCAGGAGCCCGACCCATCATGCCTGGCCTTGCAGGACCACCGGGACGTGGACATAGCCGTGATCGGGGGAGGCTTCACGGGACTGTCTACGGGGTATCACGCAGCAGTGAAGGGCTTGGACGTAGCGATACTGGAAGCTGCGCACATTGGCGGAGCCGCGTCGGGTCGCAATAACGGTCTGATCGTGCCTCATCATTCGAAAGCCGCGGCGGAAGACGTTGTCCAGGCCTATGGCCCAGCCTGCGGCGAAAATTACAATAGGCTGGTGGCGAGTGTCGGAGAAGTGTCCTTCGAACTGATCCGGCGCCATGCGATCGCCTGCCACCCGGTGCAGACGGGCTGGATCCAACCGGCCCATTCCGAGGCCACCCTTCAGCGAGCGCGCCAATTCTACGAGGGTTGGCGCAACCGTGGCATTGACGTCGCGTGGATAGACCGCACGGAGATGAACGATCGACTCGGGACCCGAAGCTACACGGGCGGATGGATCGCTCGGGGCGGCGGCCATATCAATCCCCTGGCCTTCGCGAGGGGCTTGGCCCGGATCGCCAAGTCTGCGGGTGCGACTGTTTTCGAGAACTCCGCTGTCATCGCCATTGAGCCCAAGGGTGAACGATGGCAGCTGCGCACATCCGGTGGCAGCCTCACGGCGCGCCAAGTGATTGTCGCGACCAACGCCTTGACAGGAGCCTTCTGGCCCGGCTTGGCGCAGTCCTTGATCCCCGTGCAGGTCTACCAGGTTGCGACCGATCCCGTCCCGGCATCGCTCCGTTCCCAAATCCTGAAGGACAATCCCGCAGTGTCCGACATGCGCCGCGACATCCGCGCCTTCCATTACGACGTGGATTTCCGCATCGTGACCGGTGGCACCCACACGGTCTGGTCGCGAGCCCGCGAGCGTGCGCTGCCAAAGGCAAGGCGCATGCTGCAGGACACCTTTCCGGAGCTTGGGGCCGGGACCACGGTGACGGAGTATTGGGAAGGCGTTCTCGCAGTCGTCCCCGATCGCTTGCCGCGTCTCATGCGGCTGGCACCGAATATCCACTTTGCAGGAGTATATTCCGGCCGCGGTGTCGGCTTGGCTGTCGCCCTCGGTGAACGCCTGAGCGGCTGGCTCGCCGGCGAGATCGGCGAGGCGGATCTGCCCATTCCGGTCACTCAGATGCGCCCTGTTCCAAGCCACGCCGTTGCGGTTCAACTCGCCAGGCGCATTCATCCCTGGCATCGACTGCAGGATCGCTTTGCGTGA